A genomic segment from Rhodospirillum centenum SW encodes:
- a CDS encoding cation-transporting P-type ATPase produces the protein MVDTLTQQGRTEVPPASGADAGTQRAWHAVPAETALADLGTTPDGLAPEEAARRLKTYGSNRLPIVRQASLLRRFLRQFDNILIHVLLLAALVTALLGHYVDTAVILLVVVINAIIGYAQEGKAEAALEAIRSMLQPTATAIRGGHRRTVEAVDLVPGDIVQIEAGDRVPADLRLIRTKGLRLQEAALTGESVPVEKTPAEVEPELPLGDRSGMAYSGTLVTTGHGLGVVVATGTATELGRISTLLQAVGTLRTPLLRRMDRFGRQLTAVILILSALVLMVGVMVHKAPLADSFLAIVGMAVAAIPEGLPAVLTITLAIGVQRMAGRNAIIRRLPAVETLGAVSVICSDKTGTLTRNEMTVGSVVLPGAAYAVSGAGYDPAGGFQPLPADAPVGEQQPAGAADIDPAADPGLLDIARAAALCNDSEVTRGEGGWTVNGDPMEGALTVLAGKAGLDALDLRRQYPRRDEIPFDAAHRFMATLHHAHDGTAFVCVKGAPERVLAMCSSAGRLEEGTVVPCDRARWEREVERLAAAGQRVLALAAKRMPGETSGLTFADVEDGLVLLGLVGLIDPPRPEAVAAVAECRSAGIRVKMITGDHAATAQAIARSLGLERTDRVVTGQELETVDDEGLKRLAMEVDVFARTSPEHKLRLVNALQADGAVIAMTGDGVNDAPALKRADVGIAMGHKGTEAAKEASEMVLADDNFASIVAAVREGRTVYDNLTKVIAWTLPTNGGQALCIIAAILVGATLPMTAVQILWVNMVSAVALGLTLAFEPSEWNIMQRPPRQTDAPILSRFLVWRVVLVSVLFLIAAFGIFEWAMSNGRSLEEARTLVVNTIVVLEIAYLFSVRYLHLTSFSWVGMLGTPAVLIGITVVTALQFAFTYLPPFQALFGTAAVRFGDGVIVVVLGAVLLVFLELEKMIRQKFLHIEDD, from the coding sequence ATGGTGGATACGCTGACGCAGCAGGGCCGGACGGAGGTTCCGCCCGCCTCCGGCGCGGACGCGGGGACGCAGCGCGCCTGGCACGCCGTGCCGGCGGAGACGGCGCTGGCCGACCTGGGGACGACGCCCGACGGGCTGGCACCGGAGGAGGCCGCCCGTCGCCTGAAGACCTACGGCTCCAACCGGCTGCCGATCGTCCGGCAGGCCAGTTTGCTGCGCCGCTTCCTGCGCCAGTTCGACAACATCCTGATCCATGTCCTGCTGCTCGCCGCCCTCGTCACGGCGCTGCTCGGCCATTACGTGGATACGGCGGTGATCCTGCTGGTCGTGGTGATCAACGCCATCATCGGCTATGCGCAGGAGGGCAAGGCGGAAGCGGCGCTGGAGGCGATCCGCAGCATGCTGCAGCCGACCGCCACCGCCATCCGCGGCGGCCACCGGCGGACGGTGGAGGCGGTGGACCTCGTTCCCGGCGACATCGTGCAGATCGAAGCCGGGGACCGCGTTCCCGCCGACCTGCGGCTGATCCGGACCAAGGGTCTGCGGCTGCAGGAGGCGGCGCTGACCGGCGAGTCGGTGCCGGTCGAAAAGACCCCCGCCGAGGTGGAGCCGGAACTGCCCCTGGGCGACCGCAGCGGCATGGCCTATTCCGGCACCCTGGTCACCACCGGGCACGGGCTGGGCGTCGTCGTCGCCACCGGCACCGCGACGGAACTGGGCCGCATCAGCACCCTGCTGCAGGCGGTGGGGACGTTGCGCACCCCGCTCCTGCGCCGGATGGACAGGTTCGGCCGCCAGCTCACCGCCGTCATCCTGATCCTCTCCGCCCTGGTGCTGATGGTCGGGGTGATGGTCCACAAGGCGCCGCTGGCGGACAGTTTCCTCGCCATCGTCGGCATGGCCGTGGCCGCCATCCCGGAAGGTCTGCCGGCGGTGCTGACCATCACGCTGGCCATCGGCGTGCAGCGCATGGCCGGGCGCAACGCCATCATCCGCCGCCTGCCGGCGGTGGAGACGCTGGGCGCCGTCTCGGTCATCTGTTCCGACAAGACGGGCACCCTGACCCGCAACGAGATGACGGTGGGCAGCGTCGTGCTGCCCGGCGCCGCCTATGCCGTCTCCGGCGCCGGCTACGATCCGGCCGGCGGGTTCCAGCCGCTTCCGGCGGACGCCCCGGTCGGGGAACAGCAGCCCGCGGGGGCCGCGGACATCGACCCGGCGGCGGACCCGGGCCTGCTGGACATCGCCCGTGCCGCGGCCCTGTGCAATGATTCCGAGGTGACGCGGGGCGAGGGCGGCTGGACCGTGAACGGCGACCCCATGGAAGGGGCGCTGACCGTGCTGGCCGGCAAGGCCGGGCTGGATGCGCTGGACCTGCGCCGCCAGTACCCCCGGCGCGACGAGATCCCGTTCGATGCGGCGCACCGCTTCATGGCGACGCTGCACCATGCCCATGACGGCACCGCCTTCGTCTGCGTCAAGGGCGCGCCGGAGCGGGTGCTCGCCATGTGCTCCAGCGCGGGCCGGCTGGAGGAGGGGACGGTGGTTCCCTGCGACCGCGCCCGCTGGGAGCGCGAGGTCGAGCGGCTGGCCGCTGCCGGCCAGCGCGTGCTGGCCCTGGCGGCAAAGCGGATGCCGGGGGAGACCTCGGGCCTGACCTTCGCCGACGTGGAGGACGGGCTGGTGCTGCTGGGGCTGGTCGGGCTGATCGACCCGCCGCGGCCCGAGGCCGTCGCCGCCGTGGCGGAGTGCCGGTCGGCCGGCATCCGGGTGAAGATGATCACCGGCGACCACGCCGCCACGGCACAGGCCATCGCCCGCAGCCTGGGGCTGGAACGCACCGACCGCGTCGTCACCGGCCAGGAACTGGAGACGGTGGATGACGAGGGGCTGAAGCGGCTGGCGATGGAGGTGGACGTCTTCGCCCGCACCTCGCCCGAGCACAAGCTGCGGCTGGTGAATGCGCTCCAGGCCGACGGGGCCGTGATCGCCATGACCGGCGACGGGGTGAACGACGCCCCCGCCCTGAAGCGGGCCGATGTCGGCATCGCCATGGGCCACAAGGGCACCGAGGCGGCCAAGGAAGCCTCGGAGATGGTGCTGGCGGACGACAACTTCGCCTCCATCGTCGCCGCCGTGCGGGAGGGCCGCACCGTCTATGACAACCTGACCAAGGTGATCGCCTGGACGCTGCCGACCAACGGCGGTCAGGCGCTCTGCATCATCGCCGCGATCCTGGTGGGGGCGACCCTGCCGATGACGGCGGTGCAGATTCTCTGGGTCAACATGGTGTCCGCCGTGGCGCTGGGCCTGACGCTGGCCTTCGAGCCGTCGGAATGGAACATCATGCAGCGACCGCCCCGGCAGACGGACGCGCCGATCCTGTCACGCTTCCTGGTCTGGCGCGTGGTGCTGGTCTCCGTCCTGTTCCTGATCGCCGCCTTCGGCATCTTCGAATGGGCGATGTCCAACGGCCGCAGCCTGGAGGAGGCGCGCACCCTGGTGGTCAACACCATCGTGGTGCTGGAGATCGCCTATCTGTTCAGCGTGCGCTACCTGCACCTCACCTCGTTCAGCTGGGTGGGCATGCTGGGGACGCCGGCGGTGCTGATCGGCATCACCGTCGTGACCGCTCTCCAGTTCGCCTTCACCTACCTGCCGCCGTTCCAGGCGTTGTTCGGCACCGCCGCCGTGCGCTTCGGCGACGGCGTCATCGTGGTGGTGCTGGGGGCCGTGCTGCTGGTCTTCCTGGAGCTGGAGAAGATGATCCGGCAGAAGTTCCTGCACATCGAGGACGATTGA
- a CDS encoding cation:proton antiporter codes for MADLPSVLIIIAVLFCVTALVQPLAQRLRLSYTVLLALVGVLIGAGSAFLLATPLTNLFNVPAELILGFPVTSQVFLFVFLPVLLFQASLTLDVRRIAEEAAPILLMAVVAVVVTTAVVGFALEPFAGVPLAVCLMLGAIVATTDPAAVVAIFRDLGAPARLSRLVEGESLLNDATAIAIFTALLAFITAADEPEVGETLAGFGRSFGGGLLVGLVSARGIAALLPLVRDIRTAEVTLTVALPYLAYIVSERYLGVSGVTACVTAGLLLGAIGRTRVSPRNWRFLEEIWEQIAFWAGSLVFILAAILVPRLLTGLGWREVGLVALLVLACLVARALVLFLLLPLLSWLRLGQAVSTPYKVVILWGGLRGAVTLALALAVTENPVFPPEVQRFVAILATGYVLFTLLVNGTTLRPLIRLLGLDRLSPLDQALRRRVVALSLVAVRDAVERAATAYHIPPEVAAEVARPYADRIAAAGDDREEAIADRDRLNIALVALAGREREALLEHFHRKTASPHVLEAMLQQSDRLVEAARRGGRSEYNREARHWLGFGPAFVLATALHRHLRVERMLANRLADRFETLLVSRIVLEDLRHFAAGRLATVLGERLAGLVGGILTHRIDATNRALEALWLQYPHYARAMQRRFLRQYALRLEEAEHTTLLNDGLIGQELYHNLLNDVAAEVPAATARPRLDIRLDGRTLIEQFPLFSNLSEAQVAQVAALLSPRFARPGERLMARGERADGMFFIASGAVEIATGDQRVRLGRGDFFGEMGLLGRRRRAADVTALVHCHLLELGATDFRALLKGNPELALRIRTVAEDRRRMNQADAARRAGPTTVPPDRAVTTEQGGFRT; via the coding sequence ATGGCCGACCTGCCTTCCGTCCTCATCATCATCGCCGTGCTGTTCTGCGTGACGGCCCTGGTGCAGCCGTTGGCACAGCGGCTGCGGCTGTCCTACACGGTGCTGCTGGCCCTGGTCGGGGTGCTGATCGGGGCGGGGTCGGCCTTCCTCCTGGCGACGCCCCTGACCAACCTGTTCAACGTGCCGGCCGAGCTGATCCTGGGCTTTCCGGTCACCTCGCAGGTCTTCCTCTTCGTCTTCCTGCCGGTGCTGCTGTTCCAGGCGTCGCTGACGCTCGATGTCCGCCGCATCGCCGAGGAAGCCGCCCCCATCCTGCTGATGGCCGTGGTGGCGGTGGTGGTGACCACCGCGGTGGTCGGCTTCGCGCTGGAACCCTTCGCCGGCGTGCCGCTGGCCGTCTGCCTGATGCTGGGCGCCATCGTCGCCACCACCGACCCGGCGGCGGTGGTGGCGATCTTCCGGGACCTGGGCGCGCCGGCCCGGCTGTCGCGGCTGGTCGAGGGCGAAAGCCTGCTGAACGACGCCACGGCCATCGCCATCTTCACGGCGCTGCTGGCCTTCATCACCGCCGCCGACGAGCCCGAGGTGGGCGAGACCCTGGCGGGGTTCGGGCGCTCCTTCGGCGGCGGGCTGCTGGTCGGGCTGGTCTCGGCCCGCGGCATCGCGGCCCTGCTGCCGCTGGTGCGCGACATCCGCACGGCGGAGGTCACGCTGACCGTGGCCCTGCCCTATCTCGCCTACATCGTCTCGGAACGCTATCTCGGCGTCTCCGGCGTCACGGCCTGCGTCACCGCCGGACTGCTGCTGGGCGCCATCGGGCGCACGCGGGTATCGCCGCGCAACTGGCGCTTCCTGGAGGAGATCTGGGAGCAGATCGCCTTCTGGGCCGGATCGCTGGTGTTCATCCTGGCCGCCATCCTGGTGCCGCGGCTGCTGACGGGCCTTGGCTGGCGCGAGGTCGGGCTGGTCGCCCTCCTGGTCCTGGCCTGCCTCGTGGCGCGGGCACTGGTGCTGTTCCTGCTGCTGCCGCTGCTGAGCTGGCTCAGGCTGGGGCAGGCCGTCTCCACGCCGTACAAGGTGGTGATCCTGTGGGGCGGACTGCGCGGAGCGGTCACCCTGGCGCTGGCGCTGGCGGTGACGGAGAACCCGGTCTTCCCGCCCGAGGTGCAGCGCTTCGTCGCCATCCTGGCGACCGGCTACGTGCTGTTCACGCTGCTGGTGAACGGCACGACTCTGCGCCCGCTGATCCGGCTGCTGGGCCTGGACCGGCTCAGCCCGCTGGATCAGGCGCTGCGCCGGCGGGTCGTGGCGCTGTCGCTGGTGGCGGTGCGCGACGCGGTGGAGCGGGCGGCGACCGCCTACCACATCCCCCCCGAGGTGGCGGCCGAGGTCGCCCGCCCCTATGCCGACCGCATCGCCGCCGCGGGCGACGACCGGGAAGAGGCCATCGCCGACCGCGACCGGCTGAACATCGCCCTGGTGGCGCTGGCCGGGCGGGAGCGCGAGGCGCTGCTGGAGCATTTCCACCGCAAGACCGCCTCGCCGCATGTGCTGGAGGCGATGCTGCAACAGAGCGACCGGCTGGTCGAGGCGGCGCGACGCGGCGGCCGCAGCGAGTACAACCGGGAGGCCCGGCACTGGCTGGGCTTCGGTCCGGCCTTCGTGCTGGCGACGGCGCTGCACCGCCATCTGCGGGTGGAGCGGATGCTGGCGAACCGGCTGGCCGACCGTTTCGAGACGCTGCTGGTCAGCCGCATCGTGCTGGAGGATCTGCGCCACTTCGCGGCCGGCCGGCTGGCGACGGTGCTGGGCGAGCGGCTGGCCGGACTGGTCGGCGGCATCCTGACCCACCGCATCGACGCCACCAACCGGGCGCTGGAGGCGCTCTGGCTCCAGTATCCGCACTATGCCCGCGCCATGCAGCGCCGCTTCCTGCGCCAGTACGCCCTGCGCCTGGAGGAAGCGGAGCACACGACCCTGCTGAACGACGGGCTGATCGGGCAGGAGCTGTACCACAATCTGCTGAACGACGTGGCGGCGGAGGTGCCCGCCGCCACCGCGCGGCCGCGGCTGGACATCCGCCTGGACGGCCGCACCCTGATCGAGCAGTTCCCGCTGTTCTCCAACCTCTCCGAGGCGCAGGTGGCCCAGGTCGCCGCCCTGCTGTCGCCGCGCTTCGCCCGACCGGGCGAACGGCTGATGGCCCGCGGTGAGCGGGCCGACGGCATGTTCTTCATCGCCTCGGGCGCGGTGGAGATCGCCACCGGCGACCAGCGGGTGCGGCTGGGCCGCGGCGATTTCTTCGGTGAGATGGGGCTGCTGGGCCGCCGCCGCCGCGCCGCCGACGTGACGGCGCTGGTCCACTGCCACCTGCTGGAACTGGGCGCCACCGACTTCCGCGCGCTGCTGAAGGGCAATCCCGAACTGGCGCTGCGCATCAGGACGGTGGCGGAGGACCGCCGCCGCATGAACCAGGCCGACGCCGCGAGGCGTGCCGGCCCGACGACCGTCCCGCCCGACCGGGCGGTGACGACCGAGCAAGGAGGATTCCGGACATGA
- a CDS encoding universal stress protein, giving the protein MKTVLVATDLSARSDAAIRRAALLCGDRGASLNVLHVVDDDQPADLVRQEIAAARAYLERTLPLPGGRVLCEAGDPFAVITRIAVETGSDLVVLGTHRRKLLRDIFTGTTAERVIRRTRVPVLMAIRPPAGAYARVAVGIDLGPSSRLAALAADRLGLLPAGAAAVHAYPSVSRMPLALAVVEKAHVHATLEKEAGAAKRELTAFLALGGLDGLDLRPVVVEGAARDQLPRWAAEQGIELLVAGTRSDGGLQRLIVGSTAEALLAHATCDVLVVPEPDAPGLLDGPGTDGPAAA; this is encoded by the coding sequence ATGAAGACCGTTCTCGTCGCAACCGATCTCTCGGCACGATCCGACGCCGCCATCCGGCGCGCCGCCCTGCTGTGCGGGGACAGGGGCGCGTCGCTGAACGTGCTGCATGTGGTGGACGACGACCAGCCGGCGGACCTGGTGCGCCAGGAGATCGCGGCCGCGCGCGCCTATCTGGAGCGCACCCTGCCCCTGCCGGGCGGGCGCGTGCTGTGCGAGGCCGGCGACCCCTTCGCCGTCATCACCCGGATAGCGGTGGAGACGGGCAGCGATCTGGTGGTCCTGGGCACGCACCGCCGCAAGCTGCTGCGGGACATCTTCACCGGCACCACGGCCGAGCGGGTGATCCGGCGCACGCGGGTGCCGGTGCTGATGGCGATCCGTCCCCCCGCCGGAGCCTACGCACGGGTGGCGGTGGGCATCGACCTCGGCCCCTCCTCCCGCCTCGCCGCCCTGGCCGCGGACCGGCTGGGACTGCTGCCGGCCGGCGCGGCGGCGGTCCACGCCTATCCCTCGGTCAGCCGCATGCCGCTGGCGCTGGCGGTGGTGGAGAAGGCGCATGTCCACGCCACCCTGGAGAAGGAGGCCGGGGCGGCGAAGCGCGAACTGACCGCCTTCCTGGCGCTGGGCGGGCTGGACGGGCTGGACCTCCGCCCGGTGGTGGTGGAAGGCGCCGCCCGCGACCAGCTTCCCCGCTGGGCGGCCGAGCAGGGGATCGAACTGCTGGTGGCGGGCACGCGCAGCGACGGCGGCCTGCAACGGCTGATCGTCGGCAGCACGGCGGAGGCCCTGCTGGCACATGCGACCTGCGACGTGCTGGTGGTGCCGGAACCCGATGCCCCCGGCCTGCTGGACGGCCCCGGCACGGACGGCCCCGCCGCGGCCTGA
- the petA gene encoding ubiquinol-cytochrome c reductase iron-sulfur subunit, translated as MTDLTHPGPMGTGQEDGDPSRRDILVLGTIATGAVGAAIAAWPFIDSLNPASDTLSLASIEVDLSPIAEGQAITVTWRGKPVFVRHRTAAEIELARKTDLNSLIDPQPDTDRVKEGHEQWLIAIGICTHLGCVPMGQKSTDPRGDYGGWFCPCHGSHYDTAGRIRKGPAPLNLALPDYAFLDDTRIRIG; from the coding sequence ATGACGGACTTGACCCATCCGGGCCCCATGGGAACCGGGCAGGAGGACGGCGATCCGTCCCGCCGCGACATCCTGGTTCTGGGCACCATCGCCACGGGCGCGGTCGGCGCGGCCATCGCCGCGTGGCCGTTCATCGACAGCCTGAATCCGGCCTCCGACACCCTGTCGCTCGCCTCCATCGAGGTGGATCTGAGCCCGATCGCGGAAGGTCAGGCGATCACCGTGACCTGGCGCGGCAAGCCGGTCTTCGTCCGTCACCGCACGGCGGCCGAGATCGAACTGGCCCGCAAGACGGATCTGAACTCCCTGATCGACCCGCAGCCGGACACGGACCGCGTGAAGGAAGGCCATGAGCAGTGGCTGATCGCCATCGGCATCTGCACCCACCTGGGCTGCGTGCCCATGGGACAGAAGTCCACCGATCCGCGCGGCGACTACGGCGGGTGGTTCTGCCCCTGCCACGGCTCGCACTACGACACGGCCGGCCGCATCCGCAAGGGTCCGGCGCCGCTGAACCTGGCGCTGCCGGACTACGCGTTCCTGGACGACACCCGCATCCGCATCGGCTGA